The following DNA comes from Entelurus aequoreus isolate RoL-2023_Sb linkage group LG19, RoL_Eaeq_v1.1, whole genome shotgun sequence.
acacagtaaacagaatgctggacgacagcaaagacttactgtggagcaaagacggcgtccacaatgtacatccgatcgtgacatgacaatcgacaattgtccccacgaagaaggataaaaacaaagtagatgcgggaaatattgctacaggaaaataccaaaaaaagagaaaaagccaccaaaataggagcgcaagacaagaacactactcacaggaaaacggcaaaaaactgaaaataagtcAAAGTGTGATGTgaaaggtggtgacagtacacctactttgagacaagagctatagtgtaacgcaccgtaacacaacagaacaaatacccagaaccccttgcagcactaactcttccgggatgctacaatatacaccccccccccccccccaactcaaccttgttacattgtttaatgcatccagcggggcatcacaacaaaattaggcacaataatgtgttaataccacgaccgtatatatcggtatcgtttgatatcggaatcggtaattaagagttggataatatcgggatatcggcaaaaaagccattatcggacatctttaattaTTATGACTATTCAAATTGTTGTTTCACAATGTAAGAGATGAATATAAAATAAAGACTAAAATCTTAACGGAAACCACTTTCTTCATTTAGGAACTTGAGGTCCTTCAAAGTTCCGTGGACACGGACTACTCCAACTTCATCCACGTGGACAACATCTATGAGGACGTCCTCCGCCAAATGCTGGACAAGGAAGTCACCAAAGGTACAAAACTTCTCACTCATCAAACGCCGTCTTGCATATTCAGGGCCTGATTCACTGAGATGCAAACATGTTGTCATACACGTGTGACTGAGGATTCTCTGTTTGCAGCACCGAGTATGTATGTGTCAGTATGGACCGAGTATGTGTCAGTATGGACCGAGTATGTGTCAGTATGGACAGAGTATGTGTCAGTATGGACCGAGTATGTGTCAGTATGGACCGAGTATGTGTCAGTATGGACCGAGTATGTGTCAGTATGGACCGGGTATGTGTCAGTATGGACCGGGTATGTGTCAGTATGGACCGTGTCAGTATGGACCGTGTCAGTATGGACCGTGTCAGTATGGACCGAGTATGTGTCAGTATGGACCGAGTATGTGTCAGTATGGACCGAGTATGTGTCAGTATGCACCGAGTATGTGTCAGTATGCACCGAGTATGTGTCAGTATGCACCGAGTATGTGTCAGTATGCACCGAGTATGTGTCAGTATGCACCGAGTATGTGTAAGTATGCACCGAGTATGTGTCAGTACGGACAGCGTATGTGTCGGTACGGACAGCGTATGTGTCGGTACGGACAGAGTATGTGTCGGTACGGACAGAGTATGTGTCGGTACGGACAGAGTATGTGTCGGTACGGACAGAGTATGTGTCGGTACGGACAGAGTATGTGTCGGTACGGACAGAGTATGTGTCGGTACGGACAGAGTATGTGTCGGTACGGACAGAGTATGTGTCGGTACGGACAGAGTATGTGTCGGTACGGACAGAGTATGTGTCGGTACGGACAGAGTATGTGTCGGTGCGGACCGAGTATGTGTCGGTGCGGACCGAGTATGTGTCGGTGCGGACCGAGTATGTGTCGGTGCGGACCGAGTATGTGTCGGTGCGGACCGAGTATGTGTCGGTGCGGACCGAGTATGTGTCGGTGCGGACCGAGTATGTGTCGGTGCGGACCGAGTATGTGTCGGTGCGGACCGAGTATGTGTCGGTACGGACCGAGTATGTGTCGGTACGGACAGCGTATGTGTCGGTACGGACAGAGTATGTGTCGGTACGGACAGAGTATGTGTCGGTACGGACAGAGTATGTGTCGGTACGGACAGAGTATGTGTCGGTACGGACAGAGTATGTGTCGGTACGGACAGAGTATGTGTCGGTGCGGACAGAGTATGTGTCGGTGCGGACCGAGTATGTGTCGGTGCGGACCGAGTATGTGTCGGTGCGGACCGAGTATGTGTCGGTGCGGACCGAGTATGTGTCGGTGCGGACCGAGTATGTGTCGGTGCGGACCGAGTATGTGTCGGTGCGGACCGAGTATGTGTCGGTGCGGACCGAGTATGTGTCGGTGCGGACCGAGTATGTGTCGGTGCGGACCGAGTATGTGTCGGTGCGGACAGCGTATGTGTCGGTACGGACAGCGTATGTGTCGGTACGGACAGCGTATGTGTCGGTACGGACAGGGTATGTGTCGGTACGGACAGGGTATGTGTCGGTGCGGACAGGGTATGTGTCGGTGCGGACCGGGTATGTGTCGGTGCGGACCGGGTATGTGTCGGTGCGGACCGGGTATGTGTCGGTGCGGACCGGGTATGTGTCGGTGCGGACCGGGTATGTGTCGGTGCGGACCGGGTATGTGTCGGTGCGGACCGGGTATGTGTCGGTGCGGACCGGGTATGTGTCGGTGCGGACCGGGTATGTGTCGGTGCGGACCGGGTATGTGTCGGTGCGGGCCGGGTATGTGTCGGTGCGGGCCGGGTATGTGTCGGTGCGGGCCGGGTATGTGTCGGTGCGGGCCGGGTATGTGTCAGTATGGACATACTTTACAGGGGCGCTCattaaaacacaaaatagtgTCCGCAAAAcaatgatgagtgttgataaatcacattgcaggtGCTAAATAGTTCTATTTGCATCTTTTCCTCCCAGTGTTGTGGACGTTTTGATGATGAGTGTTTATTTAGCAACAAGAATGAAGacacacgccttattctgctcactttatCCATGCAGTACACTTTGCACAcgttcagctttgcgtgtgctatctaGTTTGCACGTGTTTCAGCACACGAAGTCAATCAGACACTTAGTCTTTCAAGTGCATAAGTGCATTCACTCATGCATACTTACATGTATCTTTCAAGTGTGTTACACATGCATACTGAGTCTttcaagtgcataagtgtgttcacACATGTATACTCACCCTCAGTCTCttcagtgtgttacacttgcacgCTTAGTATTTCAAGTGCATAAGTGCGTTCACACTTGTATATGTATACGTTATACTTAGACTCAATATTTTAGGTGTTACATTtgtatacttacacttagtcttccaAGTGCATTCACACTTGTATATGTACTTACCCTCAATATTTTAGGTGtgttacacttagtctttcaagTGCATAAGTGCGTTCACACTTGTATATGTACTTACCCTCAATACTttaggtgtgttacacttgtatccttacacttagtctttcaagtgcataagtgtgttcacACTTGTATATGTACTTACCCTTGATATTttaggtgtgttacacttgtatcCTTACACTTAGTCTTCCAAGTGCATAAGTGCGTTCACACTTGTATATGTACTTACCCTCAATATTTTAGGTGTATTGCACTTGTATTCTTACACTTAGTCTTCCAAGTGCATAAGTGCGTTCACACTTGTATATGTACTTACCCTCAATATTTTAGGTGTATTGCACTTGTATTCTTACACTTAGTCTTCCAAGTGCATAAGTGCGTTCACACTTGTATATGTACTTACCCTCAATATTTTAGGTGTATTGCACTTGTATCCTTACACTTAGTCTTCCAAGTGCATAAGTGCGTTCACACTTGTATATGTACTTACCCTCAATATTTTAGGTGTATTGCACTTGTATTCTTACACTTAGTCTTCCAAGTGCATAAGTGCGTTCACACTTGTATATGTACTTACCCTCAATACTttaggtgtgttacacttgtgtctttcaagtgcataagtgtgttcacACTTGTATATGTACTTACCCTCAATATTttaggtgtgttacacttgtattcttacacttagtctttcaagTGCATAAGTGCGTTCACACTTGTATATGTACTTACCCTCAATATTttaggtgtgttacacttgtatccttacacttagtctttcaagtgcataagtgtgttcacACTTGTATATGTACTTACCCTCAATATTttaggtgtgttacacttgtattcttacacttagtctttcaagtgcataagtgtgttcacACGTGTATATGTACTTACCCTCAATATTttaggtgtgttacacttgtatccttacacttagtctttcaagtgcataagtgtgttcacACTTGTATATGTACTTACCCTCGATATTttaggtgtgttacacttgtattcttacacttagtctttcaagtgcataagtgtgttcacACTTGTATATGTACTTACCCTCAATATTTTAGGTGTTACACTTGTattcttacacttagtctttcaagtgcataagtgtgttcacACGTGTATATGTACTTACCCTCAATATTttaggtgtgttacacttgtatccttacacttagtctttcaagtgcataagtgtgttcacACTTGTATATGTACTTACCCTCAATATTttaggtgtgttacacttgtattcttacacttagtctttcaagtgcataagtgtgttcacACTTGTATATGTACTTACCCTCAATATTttaggtgtgttacacttgtatccttacacttagtctttcaagtgcataagtgtgttcacACTTGTATATGTACTTACCCTCAATACTTTAGGTGTTACACTTGTATTCTTACACTTAGTCTTCCAAGTGCATAAGTGCGTTCACACTTGTATATGTACTTACCCTCAATATTttaggtgtgttacacttgtatcCTTACACTTAGTCCTTCAAGTGCATAAGTGCGTTCACACTTGTATATGTACTTACCCTCAATATTttaggtgtgttacacttgtatcCTTACACTTAGTCTTCCAAGTGCATAAGTGCGTTCACACTTGTATATGTACTTACCCTCAATATTTTAGGTGTATTGCACTTGTATTCTTACACTTAGTCTTCCAAGTGCATAAGTGCGTTCACACTTGTATATGTACTTACCCTCAATATTTTAGGTGTATTGCACTTGTATTCTTACACTTAGTCTTCCAAGTGCATATGTGCGTTCACACTTGTATATGTACTTACCCTCAATATTTTAGGTGTATTGCACTTGTATCCTTACACTTAGTCTTCCAAGTGCATAAGTGCGTTCACACTTGTATATGTACTTACCCTCAATATTTTAGGTGTATTGCACTTGTATTCTTACACTTAGTCTTCCAAGTGCATAAGTGCGTTCACACTTGTATATGTACTTACCCTCAATACTttaggtgtgttacacttgtgtctttcaagtgcataagtgtgttcacACTTGTATATGTACTTACCCTCAATATTttaggtgtgttacacttgtattcttacacttagtctttcaagTGCATAAGTGCGTTCACACTTGTATATGTACTTACCCTCAATATTttaggtgtgttacacttgtatccttacacttagtctttcaagtgcataagtgtgttcacACTTGTATATGTACTTACCCTCAATATTttaggtgtgttacacttgtattcttacacttagtctttcaagtgcataagtgtgttcacACGTGTATATGTACTTACCCTCAATATTttaggtgtgttacacttgtatccttacacttagtctttcaagtgcataagtgtgttcacACTTGTATATGTACTTACCCTCGATATTttaggtgtgttacacttgtattcttacacttagtctttcaagtgcataagtgtgttcacACTTGTATATGTACTTACCCTCAATATTttaggtgtgttacacttgtattcttacacttagtctttcaagtgcataagtgtgttcacACTTGTATATGTACTTACCCTCAATATTttaggtgtgttacacttgtattcttacacttagtctttcaagtgcataagtgtgttcacACGTGTATATGTACTTACCCTCAATATTttaggtgtgttacacttgtatccttacacttagtctttcaagtgcataagtgtgttcacACTTGTATATGTACTTACCCTCAATATTttaggtgtgttacacttgtattcttacacttagtctttcaagtgcataagtgtgttcacACTTGTATATGTACTTACCCTCAATATTttaggtgtgttacacttgtatccttacacttagtctttcaagtgcataagtgtgttcacACTTGTATATGTACTTACCCTCAATACTTTAGGTGTTACACTTGTATTCTTACACTTAGTCTTCCAAGTGCATAAGTGCGTTCACACTTGTATATGTACTTACCCTCAATATTttaggtgtgttacacttgtatccttacacttagtctttcaagtgcataagtgtgttcacACTTGTATATGTACTTACCCTCAATATTttaggtgtgttacacttgtatccttacacttagtcttccaagtgcataagtgtgttcacACGTGTATATGTACTTACCCTCAATATTttaggtgtgttacacttgtatTCTTACACTTAGTCTTCCAAGTGCATAAGTGCGTTCACACTTGTATATGTACTTACCCTCAATATTttaggtgtgttacacttgtatcCTTACACTTAGTCTTCCAAGTGCATAAGTGCGTTCACACTTGTATATGTACTTACCCTCAATATTttaggtgtgttacacttgtatcCTTACACTTAGTCTTCCAAGTGCAAAAGTGTGTTCACACGTGTATATGTACTTACCCTCAATATTTTAGGTGTTACACTTATTCCTTACACTTAGTCTTCCAAGTGCATAAGTGCGTTCACACTTGTATATGTACTTACCCTCAATATTTTAGGTGTTACACTTATTCCTTACACTTAGTCTtccaagtgcataagtgtgttcacACGTGTATATGTACTTACCCTCAATATTTTAGGTGTATTGCACCTGTATTCTTACACTTAGTCTTCCAAGTGCATAAGTGCGTTCACACGTGTATATGTACTTACCCTCAATATTttaggtgtgttacacttgtatccttacacttagtctttcaagtgcataagtgtgttcacACTTGTATATGTACTTACCCTCAATATTTTAGGTGTATTGCACTTGTattcttacacttagtctttcaagTGCATAAGTGCATTCACACTGATCACTATACAACAAAATGCAGTACACTGTCAGTCCCCAAATGTTGAGTGTGCAGTGATGGACACTTACCATTGTCAATAGTGGCGTAAGGGGCGGGACTACATACCTAAAGGTACGCCGTCATCACCGCCTCGCTAAGTAGTGTTTGATGCAAGTTActaatgtttgtataatgagaaAGTAGGAAAAAACCAGCAGGTATTTTATTTTGGCGATGCAAACGTTAGTTTAACTTTAAATGGCTGCAAGGAGGCAAGAAGAAGGTAAATATGTTGGTATACACACGGTCAGGAAGTACATCCACCATGTTTGGAGACGCAGTAACACAATGAAAGTACATTTGTGTTGCAGTGGTGTGGGAGGCAGCCAGCCTGCAGAGGTACAACTTGTGTAAGGACACACCACACCTGCTGGGACATTCCAGCCTGTCCTCACTCACCGTCTCCACACCACCAAGTCCTGGACAAGACTTCAATTCCACCCACACCAGCGAGGGCCGGCTTCCCCTTTCACTCCACGGCCCCAAAAAGCAAGACGGTGCTGAGGACGTGACGACCCAGAAGCCTGGTGACGGAGGTCAGGTGGACTCTGCCAGTCCGGGTGTGACACAGCAGCCCGTGGGAATGTCCACAGCGGATGAGGGTGGAAGACTGCAGACACACAAAGACGCACAACTCCACGGTCCACCTTTAACCTCTTCACCAACCAAGAAGTCAGCTGGTCAAACATCTCAACACAGCCACACCTTCCACCAGCCCGCTTCACACTCCCACAACCACGTGGTGGTAAACACCTTGAAGAGTCCCACACCTCAAGTACGCACTGAAACTACCACCTGTCTCATCCACACTCATGCTGAATCTGCTGAATCTGCTGAAACTGCTGAATCAGCTGAATCAGCTGACTCAGTTCAAGGTGCAGAAGTTGGTGAAGCTGCTAAAAGTGCTGAGTCTGCTAAAGATGCTGAAGATCCCAAAGCCGCTGAAATTGCTAAAGTCGCTAGAACTGCTCAAGCCGCTGAATCGGCGGAAGTTGCTGAATCTTCTAAGTTGTCTGAAACTGCCACAGTCGGTGAATGGGCTCAAGGTGCTGAAGATGCCGAGGCGTCTAAAACTGCACAAGTTGTCAAAGCCGCTGAATCGGCTCAAGCTTCTCAAATAGCTGAAACGGCCAAAACTGCTGAATCAGCTCCCAGTATGGAAGATGCTGAGGCTCTTAGAACGGCTGAAGCTGCTAAGACGGCTGCATCTGTGGAAGCTGCTCTACCTGCTGAAGCTGCAAAAACTGCTGAAGCTGCAAAAACTGCTGAAGCTGCAAAAACTGCTGAAGTTGCAAAATCTGCTGAAGTTGCTAAAACTGCTGCATCTGTGGAAGCTGCTCTACCTGCTGAAGCTGCAAAAACTGCTGAAGCTGCAAAATCTGCTGAAGTTGCTAAAACTGCTGCATCTGTGGAAGCTGCTCTACCTGCTGAAGCTGCAAAAACTGCTGAAGCTGCAAAATCTGCTGAAGTTGCTAAAACGGCTGCATCTGTGGAAGCTGCTCTACCTACTGAAGCTTCTAAAATTGGCAAAGCTGCTGAAGTTGCAAAAACTGCTGAAGTAGCTAAAACCGCTGCATCTGTGGAAGCTGCTCAACCTGCTGAAGCTTCTAAAATTGCTGAAGCTGCTGGAGTTGCTAAAACGGCTGCATCTGTGGAAGCTACTGGTGCCGCTGAAGTTGCTCAAGCTTCTAAAACTGCCGGAGTTGCTAAAACTGCCGGAGTTGCTAAAACTGCCGGAGTTGCTAAAACTGCCGGAGTTGCTAAAACTGCTGCATCTGTGGAAGCTGCTCAACCTGCTGAAGCTTCTAAAATTGCTGAAGCTGCAAAAACTGCTGAAGTTGCTAAAACGGCTGCATCTGTGGAAGCTGCTCAACCCGCTGAAGCTTCTAAAACTGCCAAAGCTGCTGGAGTTGCTAAAACTGCTGAAGTTGCTAAAACTGCTGCGTCTGTGGAAGCTGCTGAAGCCGCTGAAGTTGCTCAACCTGCTCAAGCTTCTAAAACTGCTGGAGTTGCTAAAACGGCTGCATCTGTGGAAGTTGCTAAAACTGCCGAAGTTGCAAAATTTGCTGAAGTTGCTAAAACGGCTGCATCTGTGGAAGCTGCTCAACCTGCTCAAGCTTCTAAAACTGCTGGAGTTGCTAAAACTGCTGGAGTTGCTAAAACTGCTGGAGTTGCTAAAACGGCTGCATCTGTGGAAGTTGCTAAAACTGCCGGAGTTGCTAAAACTGCCGAAGTTGCAAAATTTGCTGAAGTTGCTAAAACGGCTGCATCTGTGGAAGCTGCTCAACCTGCTGAAGCTTCTAAAACTGCTGAAGCTGCTGGAGTTGCTAAAACTGCTGGAGTTGCTAAAGCTGATGAAGTTGCTGAACCTGCTGAAGCTTCTAAAAGTGCCAAAGTTGCTAAAGCTGCTGAAGTTGCCGAAGCGTGTAAAACTGCTGAAGCTGCTGCGGGCCTAAAGATGGTTACGGTGGTGAAGCAGTGAGGCCTTCTAGAAGGAGAGAGAAGCTGCTCCTGACTCCCAACTAGCGATGTATGTATCATCTTACTTTCTTGTGTGCTGCTACCAAATCAAATGCTTTTTCCATTCTAAACATCCCCGTGAGGATATTTCccataaaaagataaataaaacatatttatacacaatatCACATATTTCCTGTTTGTACAGTCAGCTCATGATGAAAATATATCTAGTGGGAATCATTTTCATTCACTTGTTTTATTTTGTCAAGATGGGACATTTAATTTTCAAATGAAGGTTAGTATTAAaccccttttattttgaaaaatgttcagGTTTGAATCACCATTTGTGACAATCGAAAGAAGCTATTTGTGTTTTAACGTCCTTTGCTCAAAAATACAGCAATCAAGGATAGTAGTCCGATGATGTCATCTGAGTTTGTTTATATTTGGTAAAATTGAAGGGTGCAAATGTAGATTTTAAGGTTTAAAACTGCATTAATTTtaagaaaagtgttttttattcagaTAAATGAAAGTGGTATtgatttatttacagtaatggactgtaaaaaaacaaactagttTATGTCGAAAAACtggcagaatttaaaaaaaaaaaaaaaaaaaattcacagaattttttttttattgtaaaattaaatTGCCAGAATTCTAAggtaaaaaataacagtggtactatttttcCGTTTACAGAAATGActgtaaaaaatgtgtatattctATTGCAAAAAACGGGCAGTTGTCACCAGAATTTTATGAAAAttgaattttacaataaaaatgtacagtTTTCAATTTGCAGTGAAAACAATTTCCATAAAATTCTGGTGACAACTGCCAGTCTTTTGCAATagaatatacacattttttttacagtcatttcTGTAAACGgaaaaatagtaccactgttatttttgacCTTAGAATTCTGGCGatataattttacaataaaatgtacagTTTTCAATTTACAGTGAAAACAATCGCCagaatttcacagtaaaaaaaaaaaattagtacaatttttccatttaaagcaggggtcaccaacgcggtgcccgcgggcaccaggtagcccgtaaggaccagatgagtagcccgctggcctgttcttaaaaatagctcaaatagcagcacttaccagtgagctgcctctattttttaaattgtatttatttactagcaagctggtctcgctttgctcgacatttttaattctaagagagacaaaactcaaatagaatttgaaaatccaagaaaatattttaaagacttggtcttcacttgtttgaataaattcatacattttttttactttgtttcttataactttcagaaagacaattttagagaaaaaatacaaccttaaaaattattttaggatttttaaacacatatacctttttaccttttaaattccttcctcttctttcctgacaatttaaatcaatgttcaagtaaattaattgtttttattgtaaagaataataaatacattttaatttaattcttcattttagcttctgttttttcgacgaagaatatttgtgaaatatttcttcaaacttattatgattaaaattcaaaaaaatcattctggcaaatctagaaaatctgtagaatcaaatttaaatcttatttcaaggtctaaaatttttgttctggaaaatctagaagaaataatgatttgtctttgttagaaatatagcttggtccaatttgttatatattctaacaaaggtgtagattggattttaacctatttaaaacatgtcatcaaaattctaaaattaatcttaatcaggaaaaattactaatgatgttccataaattatttttttaagtttttctcttccttttttcagtcgaaattgaagataaactgtttcaaaatttaatggtcatttttttcgtattttctcctcttttaaaccgttcaattaagtgtaaatatcattaattattaataacagagttaaaggtaaattgagcaaattggctatttctggcaatttatttaagtgtgtataaaactggtagcccttcgcattaatcagtacccaagaagtagctcttggtttcaaaaaggttggtgacccctgatttaaagaaaTGACTGTAAACAAAATAGATGTTATTGCAAAAACAGGCAGCTCAGTCAGAATTCTATGCAAGACAAATATTTTACACAAATACTATAAATTGTACTGCCACTTTTTCCCtgtaaaattaaacatttttcagTGTATATCATCTCAAACATTAAACATAACTTCATAAGACAACACTGCCAGAGTGTTGCACACTAAGGCATAAATACTTCATTATTATGGGTCTTCTCAAAAGTGAGTATGCATGTTAGTTTAATTGCAGTGTTTTATTGTTAGTGTTTACGCAGCCTGTGAAAACAAAATCTACATCTGCATGCAAATCTTGGCGTGACATGGAATAAAGTTACAGCATTCACACAAAACAATAAACACGTCAGGTTATGGCACATACTGCCAGTGCTCTAAACTAT
Coding sequences within:
- the niban1a gene encoding protein Niban 1a isoform X2, coding for MGASKSSLVDEARSKYITDQAKAELKEFSPYYRKQFSVEWFSQLQYELQQQKEHMVHLLQQRESPAGSEVLYEKQLNFFDESRKWKERYIVVRANYCLECYESIETFLKGSPPYHTLLPIGGNVLTNEGKYMDAVDDCFPKDDFTDLKEEFCPLLSGMPGPFPVYLRLPYRRDSYFCFNQQDKQLQFISILSECIRHQNRDFLNKKTCEVQAFLKAIQLYRQDKGKYEAWEMLIGSDVRVLANLVMEKLLPSLEKEMLPHLKAKKTEKKRVWFATVEAAYILVLEHLLAGFTALKEECRKCVEKQEVVVHSDMDHILNSRQQLQEKVRAKVWAEAEKEFAESIQPHLGAVLEELMEPISSAFLEGRQLSESLMDNLYDEVKQGKDIQELKQSLAAMARPELQSCYQRIDSLQGKNLFGFSNITGVIHNTQIHLQQLVENSTFTFGQLVFEDLRDDNEEALSLIEKAKHRVLKQYDYDSSTVRKKTFQQALVSFTLPVVKKMLADTCKPELEVLQSSVDTDYSNFIHVDNIYEDVLRQMLDKEVTKVVWEAASLQRYNLCKDTPHLLGHSSLSSLTVSTPPSPGQDFNSTHTSEGRLPLSLHGPKKQDGAEDVTTQKPGDGGQVDSASPGVTQQPVGMSTADEGGRLQTHKDAQLHGPPLTSSPTKKSAGQTSQHSHTFHQPASHSHNHVVVNTLKSPTPQVRTETTTCLIHTHAESAESAETAESAESADSVQGAEVGEAAKSAESAKDAEDPKAAEIAKVARTAQAAESAEVAESSKLSETATVGEWAQGAEDAEASKTAQVVKAAESAQASQIAETAKTAESAPSMEDAEALRTAEAAKTAASVEAALPAEAAKTAEAAKTAEAAKSAEVAKTAASVEAALPTEASKIGKAAEVAKTAEVAKTAASVEAAQPAEASKIAEAAGVAKTAASVEATGAAEVAQAAQASKTAGVAKTAASVEVAKTAEVAKFAEVAKTAASVEAAQPAQASKTAGVAKTAGVAKTAGVAKTAASVEVAKTAGVAKTAEVAKFAEVAKTAASVEAAQPAEASKTAEAAGVAKTAGVAKADEVAEPAEASKSAKVAKAAEVAEACKTAEAAAGLKMVTVVKQ
- the niban1a gene encoding protein Niban 1a isoform X1 encodes the protein MGASKSSLVDEARSKYITDQAKAELKEFSPYYRKQFSVEWFSQLQYELQQQKEHMVHLLQQRESPAGSEVLYEKQLNFFDESRKWKERYIVVRANYCLECYESIETFLKGSPPYHTLLPIGGNVLTNEGKYMDAVDDCFPKDDFTDLKEEFCPLLSGMPGPFPVYLRLPYRRDSYFCFNQQDKQLQFISILSECIRHQNRDFLNKKTCEVQAFLKAIQLYRQDKGKYEAWEMLIGSDVRVLANLVMEKLLPSLEKEMLPHLKAKKTEKKRVWFATVEAAYILVLEHLLAGFTALKEECRKCVEKQEVVVHSDMDHILNSRQQLQEKVRAKVWAEAEKEFAESIQPHLGAVLEELMEPISSAFLEGRQLSESLMDNLYDEVKQGKDIQELKQSLAAMARPELQSCYQRIDSLQGKNLFGFSNITGVIHNTQIHLQQLVENSTFTFGQLVFEDLRDDNEEALSLIEKAKHRVLKQYDYDSSTVRKKTFQQALVSFTLPVVKKMLADTCKPELEVLQSSVDTDYSNFIHVDNIYEDVLRQMLDKEVTKVVWEAASLQRYNLCKDTPHLLGHSSLSSLTVSTPPSPGQDFNSTHTSEGRLPLSLHGPKKQDGAEDVTTQKPGDGGQVDSASPGVTQQPVGMSTADEGGRLQTHKDAQLHGPPLTSSPTKKSAGQTSQHSHTFHQPASHSHNHVVVNTLKSPTPQVRTETTTCLIHTHAESAESAETAESAESADSVQGAEVGEAAKSAESAKDAEDPKAAEIAKVARTAQAAESAEVAESSKLSETATVGEWAQGAEDAEASKTAQVVKAAESAQASQIAETAKTAESAPSMEDAEALRTAEAAKTAASVEAALPAEAAKTAEAAKTAEAAKTAEAAKTAEAAKSAEVAKTAASVEAALPTEASKIGKAAEVAKTAEVAKTAASVEAAQPAEASKIAEAAGVAKTAASVEATGAAEVAQAAQASKTAGVAKTAASVEVAKTAEVAKFAEVAKTAASVEAAQPAQASKTAGVAKTAGVAKTAGVAKTAASVEVAKTAGVAKTAEVAKFAEVAKTAASVEAAQPAEASKTAEAAGVAKTAGVAKADEVAEPAEASKSAKVAKAAEVAEACKTAEAAAGLKMVTVVKQ